A single window of Sphingobacteriales bacterium DNA harbors:
- the secY gene encoding preprotein translocase subunit SecY, whose protein sequence is MNKFIDTIRNIFAIEDLRKRIYLTLGLLFIYRFGSYVVLPGIDPNALSQMSTEGVLGVFDLFAGGAFSRSSVFALGIMPYISTSIVMQLATLAIPYFQKLQKEGESGRRTINQYTRLGTIAVTIVQATAYVKYLTSPQLNTPINPEISMPIFWATTMFSLTAGTIFVMWLGEQIQERGIGNGTSIIIMANIISRLPGSFWVEVQSRVKGTGGGILMLLLEIALLFGVVLFTILLIKAIRRVPLSYAKQIAGGSAQTASSRGFLPLRVNIAGVMPIIFAQMFLFIPQTILQFFPNSSMSGFLTKMVDIKSIPYNVITFLLVVIFTYFYTALIMNPQQMADELKRSNGYIPGVKPGASTAEFIDTVLSRITLPGAIGLGIVAIMPAFASVLGVNSQFAYFFGGTSLLILVSVVLDTMDRIETFLLNRHYDGLTQSGEKLKGRIYGDSNF, encoded by the coding sequence ATGAACAAATTTATTGATACAATAAGGAATATATTTGCTATTGAGGATTTAAGAAAAAGAATCTACTTAACATTAGGTCTTTTATTTATCTATAGATTTGGTAGCTATGTAGTTCTGCCTGGTATTGATCCAAATGCATTATCTCAAATGTCTACAGAAGGTGTTCTGGGCGTTTTTGATTTATTTGCAGGTGGTGCATTTTCTAGATCTTCTGTATTTGCACTAGGTATCATGCCATATATTTCTACTTCTATCGTTATGCAATTAGCAACACTTGCTATTCCATATTTTCAAAAATTACAAAAAGAAGGAGAGAGCGGTAGAAGAACAATCAATCAATATACAAGATTAGGTACTATTGCAGTTACTATTGTACAAGCTACTGCATATGTAAAATATCTAACTTCACCACAATTAAACACACCTATTAATCCAGAAATTAGTATGCCAATATTTTGGGCTACAACTATGTTTTCATTAACAGCAGGTACTATTTTTGTTATGTGGTTAGGAGAGCAAATTCAAGAAAGAGGTATTGGTAATGGTACATCTATTATCATTATGGCAAATATCATTTCTCGTCTACCAGGTTCTTTTTGGGTAGAAGTTCAGAGTAGAGTAAAAGGAACAGGTGGCGGAATATTAATGTTATTATTAGAAATTGCCTTATTATTTGGAGTTGTATTATTTACAATCCTGCTTATCAAAGCAATAAGAAGAGTGCCACTAAGTTATGCAAAACAAATTGCAGGAGGTAGTGCACAAACAGCTTCAAGCAGAGGATTTTTACCATTACGTGTAAATATAGCTGGTGTAATGCCAATAATATTTGCTCAAATGTTTTTATTTATACCTCAAACTATATTACAATTCTTCCCAAACAGTTCAATGTCTGGTTTCCTTACTAAAATGGTAGATATTAAATCAATTCCATACAATGTAATTACATTTTTGTTAGTTGTGATATTTACATATTTCTATACAGCATTAATCATGAATCCACAACAAATGGCTGATGAATTAAAGCGTAGTAATGGATATATTCCTGGAGTTAAGCCAGGTGCAAGCACAGCAGAATTTATAGACACAGTATTATCAAGAATTACATTACCAGGAGCAATTGGATTAGGAATAGTTGCCATAATGCCAGCATTTGCTTCAGTATTAGGCGTCAATTCACAGTTCGCCTACTTCTTTGGTGGCACATCATTATTAATCTTAGTATCAGTAGTTTTAGATACTATGGACAGAATAGAAACATTCCTTTTAAATAGACACTATGATGGATTAACTCAATCTGGTGAAAAATTAAAAGGTAGAATATATGGAGATTCAAATTTCTAA
- the rpmJ gene encoding 50S ribosomal protein L36, with amino-acid sequence MKVRASVKKRSEDCVIVRRKGKIYVINKKNPKFKQRQG; translated from the coding sequence ATGAAGGTAAGAGCATCAGTAAAGAAAAGAAGCGAAGACTGCGTAATTGTACGTAGAAAGGGCAAAATTTATGTAATTAATAAGAAGAATCCAAAATTTAAACAAAGACAAGGTTAA
- the rplO gene encoding 50S ribosomal protein L15, protein MSLHNLKPAEGSTKTRKRVGRGQGSGSGGTAGKGHKGAKSRSGYKSKRGFEGGQMPLQRRTPKRGFNNPFKEIYQVINLSKLQELAEKHNIVDFNFEQLRKLRIISKSEKLKVLANGELKSTISISAHAFSDKAKEAIEKLGGKTTVI, encoded by the coding sequence ATTTCATTGCATAATTTAAAACCTGCTGAAGGTTCAACTAAAACTAGAAAAAGAGTTGGTCGTGGTCAAGGATCAGGTTCAGGTGGCACAGCTGGAAAAGGACACAAAGGAGCTAAATCTCGTTCAGGATATAAATCAAAAAGAGGTTTTGAAGGTGGACAAATGCCACTTCAAAGACGTACACCTAAACGTGGCTTTAACAATCCATTCAAAGAGATATATCAAGTAATTAATTTATCTAAATTACAAGAACTTGCTGAAAAGCACAATATAGTTGATTTTAATTTTGAACAACTTAGAAAATTGAGAATCATTTCTAAATCTGAAAAATTGAAAGTACTTGCAAACGGTGAATTAAAATCTACAATTTCTATTTCAGCACACGCATTTAGTGATAAAGCAAAAGAAGCTATTGAAAAACTTGGTGGTAAAACTACTGTTATATAA
- the map gene encoding type I methionyl aminopeptidase, with protein sequence MVYYKSQEEIELIKKSSLLVSNTLATLVKFIQPGVTTKKLDQIAETFIKDNKATPAFKGYRGFPASLCISINEEVVHGIPSDREIKEGDVVSVDCGVKKDGFFGDSAFTFPVAEVKPEVIKLLQVTFNSLFLGIEKAVAGNRVGDISFAIQDYTQIQHNFGVVKDLVGHGVGKDLHEEPNVPNYGKRGKGLVLKEGLTIAIEPMINLGTDQVKVLGDKWTIVTKDGKPSAHFEHTIAVMKGKAQILSDHNLIFEEIKKSEYIKDFR encoded by the coding sequence ATGGTATATTATAAAAGTCAAGAAGAAATTGAATTAATAAAAAAGAGTTCTTTACTTGTTAGCAATACTTTAGCAACTTTAGTAAAATTCATACAACCAGGTGTAACTACAAAAAAGTTAGACCAAATAGCTGAAACCTTTATTAAAGATAATAAAGCTACTCCAGCTTTCAAAGGCTACAGAGGATTCCCTGCATCACTATGCATTTCTATTAATGAAGAAGTTGTTCATGGAATACCTTCTGATAGAGAAATTAAAGAAGGAGATGTAGTTTCAGTTGATTGTGGAGTAAAAAAAGATGGCTTTTTTGGTGACTCAGCATTTACGTTTCCAGTAGCTGAGGTAAAACCAGAAGTAATAAAACTACTACAAGTTACATTCAATTCATTGTTTCTAGGAATTGAAAAAGCTGTGGCAGGTAACAGAGTTGGAGATATTTCATTTGCAATTCAAGATTACACACAAATTCAGCATAATTTTGGAGTTGTTAAAGACTTAGTTGGTCACGGAGTAGGAAAGGACTTACACGAAGAACCAAATGTACCCAATTATGGCAAAAGAGGAAAAGGATTGGTACTTAAAGAAGGATTGACTATAGCTATTGAGCCAATGATTAACTTAGGCACAGACCAAGTTAAAGTATTAGGCGATAAATGGACAATTGTAACTAAAGATGGTAAGCCATCTGCACATTTTGAACATACAATAGCAGTGATGAAAGGTAAAGCTCAGATATTAAGTGACCATAATTTAATATTTGAGGAGATAAAAAAATCAGAATATATTAAAGATTTTCGATAA
- the infA gene encoding translation initiation factor IF-1, whose translation MAKSDLLKLDGTISEALSNAMFKVKLENGHEILATISGKMRMHYIRILPGDRVAVEISPYDLTRGRITFRYK comes from the coding sequence ATGGCTAAATCAGACTTATTAAAATTAGACGGGACAATTTCAGAAGCATTATCTAACGCTATGTTCAAAGTAAAGTTAGAAAATGGACATGAAATTTTAGCCACAATCTCTGGAAAGATGAGAATGCACTACATTAGAATCTTACCAGGTGATAGAGTAGCAGTTGAGATTTCACCATACGATTTAACAAGAGGAAGAATAACATTTAGATACAAATAA